A stretch of the Maridesulfovibrio ferrireducens genome encodes the following:
- a CDS encoding hydantoinase/oxoprolinase family protein, which produces MNFENGYAIGIDTGGTYTDTVVVKCADLSVVATAKSPTTHHDLSLGLAASLDEALKNSKVDPSEVNLVSVSTTLATNAVVENKGARVGLFMIGSSKAIKLPVVTARYVKGGHKVTGAEVDPIDIESLVDGVMNMKGHVDSYAVCSAMSIKNPAHENIAEKAISLTDPKPVFCSHRISTKAGQMERAATAVLNARLMPVMDEFLKGVSSVLDERNLGGSVVVIRGNATSMNMENAIERAADTFASGPASTAYYGCIYSPAKDALIVDVGGTTTDVTLIRNSKPTIQESGSIIGDWETHVEAVEMFTVGVGGDSFSRITRSGKLEIGPGRVVPLCMAGNIPLPENWIGTENDSRLIKIGPAASETSDDAILTYLLENGPSTFGQLMQGLDLGEISLGTKVEKLVRSQLLDEVGFTPTDALHVLGKVEIGNREMSISAAKVLGAVFEISSDEFAEKVLDDTRIKIENAMLEHIVRKEIGGNMAGIVAGRSASNLVSFDVSLNLPIIGIGAAADCLLSEVAEKLHTEAVFPEHHEVGNALGAVRMALDNMNKENE; this is translated from the coding sequence ATGAATTTTGAAAACGGCTATGCAATCGGAATTGATACAGGCGGAACATACACTGATACTGTTGTGGTCAAGTGTGCGGATTTAAGTGTTGTTGCTACTGCTAAATCACCAACCACTCATCATGATTTAAGCCTCGGTCTGGCTGCATCTCTGGATGAAGCATTAAAGAATAGCAAGGTCGATCCTTCGGAAGTGAACCTTGTTTCAGTCTCAACAACTCTTGCTACAAACGCCGTTGTGGAAAATAAGGGTGCCAGAGTCGGACTGTTTATGATTGGCTCTTCGAAGGCGATAAAGCTTCCGGTTGTTACAGCTCGCTATGTTAAAGGCGGGCACAAAGTCACGGGAGCTGAGGTCGATCCGATTGATATCGAATCTCTTGTTGACGGTGTAATGAATATGAAAGGGCATGTGGACAGTTACGCTGTATGCTCTGCCATGAGTATTAAAAATCCCGCTCATGAAAATATTGCAGAAAAAGCTATTTCGCTCACTGACCCCAAGCCTGTTTTTTGTTCGCACAGAATAAGCACCAAGGCTGGGCAGATGGAACGTGCGGCAACAGCTGTGCTGAATGCGCGTCTCATGCCTGTTATGGATGAATTTCTTAAGGGTGTAAGTTCAGTACTTGATGAACGCAATCTCGGCGGTTCAGTTGTTGTTATTCGCGGAAACGCAACTTCTATGAATATGGAAAATGCCATCGAACGCGCTGCGGATACTTTTGCAAGTGGTCCGGCATCTACAGCTTATTACGGATGTATATATTCCCCTGCAAAGGACGCCTTGATTGTTGATGTGGGCGGAACCACTACCGATGTTACTTTAATTAGAAACTCAAAGCCGACCATTCAGGAAAGCGGTAGTATCATCGGCGATTGGGAAACTCATGTTGAAGCCGTGGAAATGTTTACTGTGGGTGTCGGTGGAGACAGTTTCTCGCGTATAACCCGTTCCGGTAAGCTTGAAATCGGGCCCGGCAGAGTTGTTCCTTTATGTATGGCGGGCAATATTCCGCTTCCTGAAAACTGGATAGGCACAGAAAATGATTCCCGTTTGATTAAGATTGGACCGGCTGCTTCTGAAACTTCTGATGATGCAATTCTCACATATCTTTTAGAAAATGGACCGTCTACTTTCGGGCAACTTATGCAGGGACTTGATCTAGGTGAAATTTCACTTGGAACTAAGGTTGAAAAGCTTGTGCGGAGCCAGTTGCTTGATGAAGTAGGTTTTACTCCTACTGATGCTTTGCATGTTCTCGGTAAAGTTGAAATCGGTAACCGTGAAATGTCTATTTCTGCTGCTAAGGTTCTGGGCGCTGTATTTGAAATCAGTAGTGATGAATTTGCAGAAAAAGTTTTAGACGACACTCGCATTAAGATTGAAAATGCAATGCTTGAACATATTGTGCGTAAAGAAATCGGTGGTAATATGGCCGGAATTGTTGCCGGACGTTCTGCCAGCAATCTGGTCAGCTTTGATGTGTCGCTTAATCTTCCGATTATCGGAATTGGTGCGGCGGCTGATTGTCTTTTGTCTGAAGTTGCTGAAAAATTACATACGGAAGCTGTTTTTCCTGAGCATCACGAGGTCGGAAACGCTCTCGGTGCGGTAAGAATGGCTCTTGATAATATGAACAAGGAGAATGAGTAA